ACTGGTGGAAGTTCCTGTATTGATACTGCTGGTTAGGGCGAGCTTGTGGATGAAGAAGAAATATTATCGTTAATTTTAAAGAGAAATTCAAGATCGAAAATAATTGAAGAGGTCCATCACCATAAAGAACAAGATAGAAACGGCTGAACTGATCAGGGTTTCGCCGTTCAGCAAGGAGAAACGAAGAACACAGCCGCATAAGCATAGCAATTATTTTGAGATCATATACCTGCTCAAGGGAAAAGGTACGCACACCATTGACTATGTTCAATATGCTATAGAAACACCGGCTATTTTCTTTGTCCGCAAAGAGCAGGTCCATCACTGGGATATAGAAACTTCACCGGAAGGTTATGTCCTGCTGCTGCAAAACGGCTTTGTCGAAAAATCGCTGGACAGCGAACTGAAAAAGCTTTTGTCCCGGGCAAGTGCATTAAACTGCTTATATCTTAAGGAAAGCTGCATGATTGAGCCATTTTTTCGGTTGCTTGCTTCAGAGAGTGATTTTACAGTGACCGAAGGAATTTTAAAAGCGCTATTGGCAAAAATATTGAATAATGCACACCTTATTTCTACAGATAGGGAGAATAAAACCGGTAATGTTGCTTTATTATTTAGAGAGTTGCTCGATAATACGGATGAACTAAGGAATAATGTTGCTTACTATGCCGAAAAGCTAAATACTACGCCGCAGAACTTAAATGCCATTTCGAGAAAGGCACTGGGTCTTTCCGCCTCGCAACTAATAGCGCAGCATATCATCTCCGAAGCAAAAAGATTATTGATATACACGGAAACTAGTGTATCTGGGATAGCTTACAGCCTGAGCTTTAATGACACCTCCCACTTTGTCAAATATTTCAGACGCCATACTGGCTTCACACCGCAAGCCTTTCGCAGAGAGCGATAAAGAACCATAGTATTTTCAAATATACCTCAAAGCATCAAAATTATTGTGCCAACTTTGTATAAGGGGGATATCCCTTCGCCGAAAATTATAGGGTATGAAAAATTTATTTGTCACTCCGTTCATATTGCTGCTATTCGCCTGTAATCAGAAGGTCGGCGATCAGCAGGCTTTACAAGATCAGGTTGATAGCCTCCAGTCCAGATTGGATCACAGCTATAAACCGGGATTTGGTGAATTTATGAGCAGCATACAGGTTCACCATAATAAACTATGGTTTGCAGGCATTAGCAATAACTGGAAGCTCGCGGATTTCGAGGTTGGCGAAATTCAGGAAAGTATGGACGGCATCAGGCAATACTGCACTGACCGTCCGGAAACCCAATCGCTGCCTATGATAGATCCCGCATTGGACAATATCCGAAAAGCCATTCAGCAGCAGAACAGCGCTGCTTTTAAAAAAGGCTATATCAATCTGACCAATGCCTGCAATTCCTGCCACCAGGCAACCAAGCACGAGTTCAATGTGATTACAGTTCCGTCTTCACCGCCATTTACCAACCAGGATTTTAAACTGCACTATGAAAAATAGTATTTTGATAACGAAGCCATTGCCATTGGTTATCCCAAGGATGATCGTTGGCTTGGTCTTTCTTTCGGAAGGTGTTCAAAAGTTCGTTGTACCGGGGCTTGTGGGTGCGGGACGTTTTGCCAAAATAGTGTTGCTTTTCTTGGGCAGTGGCAATTATTCTGTTGATCAATACCTAATCAAGCGTGGAGAAAGAGCATAACCTGAAAGACCTTTCCCGGGTGTTTCTGAAATTGGGATTTACAGCCTTTGGAGGGCCTGCGGCTCATATTGCCATGATGCGGCGGGAAGTAGTAATAAAGCGCCGGTGGATATCCGAAGAACATTTTCTCGATATGATAGGTGCAACTAACTTAATCCCTGGACCCAACAGTACAGAAATGGCAATCCATATCGGGCAAGAAAGAGAAGGATGGAAAGGATTACTGGTTGCCGGTTTATGTTTTATATGTCCTGCCGTTATCATTACTTTATTTTTTGCCTGGTTGTATAGGCAGTACGGTCGGCTTCCCGAGGTCCAGCCTTTCATTTATGGAATAAAGCCCGCTATAATCGCTGTGATATTGGCGGCTATTTACCCCTTGGCAAAAAAATCGCTGAAAACCCCGCAGCTTTGGGCCATCGGTATTATCGTTTTGATTCTGTCTTTATTAGGCATCAATGAAATCTTCCTTTTATTTGGTGCCGGCATAGCGGCAATGCTATTATACCTGATAAATAAGGAAAAGACTGTCCATTCAATTATCCCGGTCACCTTGTTGCAGCTTGCCGGTTCAGGTTTTCTTTCGTCTAAGAACGTACATCTCTTCCTGGCCTTCCTAAAAATCGGGTCTATTCTGTACGGAAGCGGCTATGTGCTGTTTGCTTTTTTGGATGCTGACCTGGTTAAATCGGGACTGCTCACCAGACAGGAATTGATAGACGCTATTGCTGTTGGACAATTCACTCCCGGACCTGTTTTCTCTTCGGTTACTTTCATAGGGTATCAGATTAATGGCCTTTCAGGGGCAATTGTTTCTACTGTTGCTATTTTTCTCCCTTCCTTTGCATTTGTGGCACTGCTTCATCCGCTGATGAAAAAGATGCGTTCCTCAAAAATGCTATCTGCATTTTTAGATGCAGTAAATGTTGCGTCAGTAGCTATCATTTTAGTAGTCTGCTATGACATGGCAAAAGACAGTATTGCTGATTGGAGAACTATACTTATAGCAATTGTCAGCTTAATTTTTGTTTTCAGATTCAGCAAAGTTAACAGTGCATTTATCATATTGGCTGGGGCAATACTCGGTTACCTGTTGTTTTTAATGTGACCTGCGGGAAAAAGTCGCAGCACTGTCTTTCTGTTTTGATAAATTCAGCCAGTTCATCCAATACAGGATCGTTACCCTTAAATTTATAAATATAGCCGTTTTCCAATTCCTTCTTTTCAATGATCTGGCTTTTTAGGCTCGCAATGACTGTTGCCTTGCGCTTTTGCATCTCCGGGCCGGTCAGTTTGCAGCTTAGCGTTCTTTCACTGCCGCAATTATCATTGCACCGTCCGAAAAAGTAGCGGCTGTTGTCTTTTTCATACTTTTTCTTTCTGGCTTTTTATTCTGGCAGTATCCCGAAAGGGAAAACGCCAGCAATGGGATGAGGAAGATGTATTTCATGTTTACATTATTATTGGATTGAACGTGGGGCGTAAAAAATGATACAGACACCGGCCAAAGCGACCAGCGCACCGATGATATCATAACGATCAGGCTTGAAACCATCAATCTTCCATGCCCATAGCAGGGAAAGTACAATGAAAATGCCACCATAGGTAGCATAAGTCCGGGCAAAGTTGGCAGTTTGCCAGGTAGCTACTACACCATAAAGAGCCAAAATCAGTGCCCCCAGAATACCATACCAATAAGGTTTATCTTCTTTGAGCCAAAGCCATATCAGGTATCCCCCGCCTATTTCACATATCCCTGCAAGCAGGAAAATGGAGAGTGATTTTAATACTGTCATATCATAAAAGCTATTTTCTATATTTACAAATATAAACCGTGGAGTATAGTCAACGATCAAGAAAAAATGCAAAAAACTTATGTTAATAGGTGAATTAGTAATGGATTGAAGATAAATTAACAACCGAAGAGTTGAATGAAATATCCAGATTAATATTTGAACAATTAACTGAAGCCGAATATAGGAATAACGAATTAGAAATAGACAATTTGTCAGCTTTTGAGGAACCTCCATTTTGGGAAAAAGTAAGAGCTTTGTTTAGGAGATATAAAGGAATAGATCAACCAAAAAATATAGAAGAAGCCCAGGAACGTGATGAAATGAATCGTAGATATACGGTCTTGAGTGAAAATATTAAAAGAATACATCATAATCACATAATTATATTTGGTTTTGTACCTGGATATTCAGCCCTTGATGCTCTGGTTGCTGAACAAAATTATACATCTTCTGCCGTAAATCTATCAATTGACCTATTTGGCGGAAGCCTTTTAAAAGGAATTACCGGACCAATTTTTAGAGTTGGTGAAAAATATCTTTTCAGCATAACAGAACTAGCCCTAAAATATCCTAACAT
This is a stretch of genomic DNA from Candidatus Pedobacter colombiensis. It encodes these proteins:
- the chrA gene encoding chromate efflux transporter; this encodes MEKEHNLKDLSRVFLKLGFTAFGGPAAHIAMMRREVVIKRRWISEEHFLDMIGATNLIPGPNSTEMAIHIGQEREGWKGLLVAGLCFICPAVIITLFFAWLYRQYGRLPEVQPFIYGIKPAIIAVILAAIYPLAKKSLKTPQLWAIGIIVLILSLLGINEIFLLFGAGIAAMLLYLINKEKTVHSIIPVTLLQLAGSGFLSSKNVHLFLAFLKIGSILYGSGYVLFAFLDADLVKSGLLTRQELIDAIAVGQFTPGPVFSSVTFIGYQINGLSGAIVSTVAIFLPSFAFVALLHPLMKKMRSSKMLSAFLDAVNVASVAIILVVCYDMAKDSIADWRTILIAIVSLIFVFRFSKVNSAFIILAGAILGYLLFLM
- a CDS encoding helix-turn-helix transcriptional regulator; this encodes MKRSITIKNKIETAELIRVSPFSKEKRRTQPHKHSNYFEIIYLLKGKGTHTIDYVQYAIETPAIFFVRKEQVHHWDIETSPEGYVLLLQNGFVEKSLDSELKKLLSRASALNCLYLKESCMIEPFFRLLASESDFTVTEGILKALLAKILNNAHLISTDRENKTGNVALLFRELLDNTDELRNNVAYYAEKLNTTPQNLNAISRKALGLSASQLIAQHIISEAKRLLIYTETSVSGIAYSLSFNDTSHFVKYFRRHTGFTPQAFRRER
- a CDS encoding YnfA family protein, which codes for MTVLKSLSIFLLAGICEIGGGYLIWLWLKEDKPYWYGILGALILALYGVVATWQTANFARTYATYGGIFIVLSLLWAWKIDGFKPDRYDIIGALVALAGVCIIFYAPRSIQ